A window of the Desulfobacterales bacterium genome harbors these coding sequences:
- a CDS encoding FAD binding domain-containing protein: MKLPKFDYAKPGSVSECCTLLREHGPTAIPVAGGTDLMMALKHWLKIPEIVVDLCGIPGLNGITERKDGGLNIGALATLCQLAGHDLVRKKYPVLAKAARDVGSRQLQAMGTIGGNLCQDTCCLYYNRPPMLRQGLGPCLKLDGDACHAVRGSKDCWATYCGDLAPVLMVLNAVVKISDASGDAVIPVHRLFSGDGKQPCTLQPGQVVTEIQVPAPAAHSAAVYLKMRIRKAIDYPLLGVALHLALQPDKKTVADIALVLTAVEKAPIMIAAAEELKGKTVTDDLIDGLAEAAFKKSHPINNTYGYTPGYRKNMARTYVKEAVRRSIDLAAGDGGAA; the protein is encoded by the coding sequence ATGAAGCTGCCGAAGTTCGATTACGCCAAACCCGGTTCTGTCAGCGAATGTTGCACTTTGCTCAGAGAACACGGCCCAACGGCCATCCCAGTTGCCGGCGGAACCGATCTGATGATGGCCCTGAAACACTGGCTCAAAATTCCCGAAATCGTGGTTGATCTTTGCGGCATCCCCGGTCTGAACGGGATAACCGAGCGAAAAGACGGCGGCCTGAACATCGGCGCACTGGCGACCCTCTGCCAGCTTGCTGGACACGACCTGGTTCGGAAAAAGTACCCGGTCCTGGCAAAAGCCGCCCGGGATGTCGGCAGCAGGCAACTCCAGGCCATGGGAACCATCGGCGGCAATCTTTGTCAGGATACCTGCTGCCTCTATTACAACCGCCCGCCCATGCTGCGCCAGGGGCTGGGACCGTGCCTGAAGTTGGACGGCGATGCCTGCCATGCCGTCCGGGGAAGCAAAGATTGCTGGGCAACCTATTGCGGAGATCTGGCGCCTGTTCTGATGGTGCTCAATGCCGTGGTCAAGATATCCGATGCGTCCGGAGACGCCGTCATTCCGGTCCACCGGCTTTTTTCCGGCGACGGCAAACAGCCCTGTACCCTTCAACCGGGTCAGGTGGTCACCGAAATTCAGGTTCCTGCACCTGCGGCCCATTCTGCTGCTGTGTATTTAAAGATGAGGATCCGCAAAGCCATTGACTATCCCCTGTTGGGGGTTGCGCTCCACCTGGCACTGCAGCCCGACAAAAAAACAGTCGCTGATATTGCACTGGTGTTGACGGCGGTTGAAAAAGCGCCGATCATGATTGCAGCGGCGGAAGAACTCAAGGGCAAAACGGTTACGGATGATTTAATCGACGGACTGGCGGAAGCCGCCTTTAAAAAGTCCCACCCGATTAACAACACCTATGGATATACCCCCGGCTATCGTAAAAATATGGCCAGGACCTATGTCAAAGAGGCCGTGCGCCGGTCAATCGACCTTGCTGCCGGTGATGGAGGTGCCGCTTGA
- a CDS encoding cupin domain-containing protein has product MAYDESKVANIGNQKADFYKEALKESKEFREEYKKRKGTVRVAEMPWEDSPDGKIKHVINEKMNTKECALDIYMQFLKPGGRSGQHRHLSEEVFLVLEGSGYDLHWDVDFKLHDKGYDWIWSKEPKKFEWKEGDFVYIPPYTTHQHFNSDPKKTSRILVTTSRLVKALGFNWFEQVENAPGYKG; this is encoded by the coding sequence ATGGCTTATGATGAAAGCAAAGTCGCGAATATCGGAAATCAAAAAGCCGATTTTTACAAAGAAGCCCTGAAGGAGTCAAAAGAATTCAGGGAGGAGTATAAAAAACGCAAGGGAACCGTAAGAGTGGCTGAGATGCCGTGGGAAGATTCACCCGACGGAAAAATCAAACATGTCATCAATGAAAAGATGAATACCAAGGAATGCGCCCTGGATATTTATATGCAGTTTCTGAAGCCCGGCGGCCGCTCCGGTCAGCATCGCCATTTGTCCGAAGAAGTGTTCCTGGTCCTTGAAGGCAGCGGCTATGATCTTCATTGGGATGTGGATTTTAAGCTCCATGATAAAGGATATGACTGGATCTGGAGCAAAGAGCCGAAGAAGTTTGAGTGGAAGGAGGGAGATTTCGTCTATATCCCGCCCTACACAACGCATCAGCACTTTAACAGCGATCCCAAAAAAACGTCCAGGATACTGGTGACCACCAGCCGCCTGGTGAAAGCGCTCGGGTTTAACTGGTTTGAACAGGTTGAAAATGCGCCGGGGTACAAGGGATAA
- a CDS encoding pyridoxamine 5'-phosphate oxidase family protein, which yields MEKEELKKAVLEYLQHHHTVSLATESGGSPHAATVFYVSIGFDLYFLSSPTSRHGENLSQNPKVSATINEDHDKWQKIQGIQLEGRVENVGGILDNSRIARAFVKKYPDVADFLFSPRKLGQAIAQKVAGVRFYKIKPDRIFFISNAVDFGKREELTFSD from the coding sequence ATGGAAAAAGAAGAACTCAAAAAAGCCGTTCTGGAATACCTGCAGCACCACCATACCGTCTCGCTGGCAACGGAAAGCGGCGGCAGCCCCCATGCCGCCACCGTATTTTACGTCAGTATCGGGTTCGATCTCTATTTTCTCAGCAGCCCCACCAGCCGTCACGGCGAAAATTTAAGCCAAAATCCCAAAGTCTCGGCCACGATAAATGAAGACCATGACAAGTGGCAGAAGATACAGGGGATCCAGTTGGAGGGCCGTGTGGAAAACGTCGGCGGCATCCTGGACAACAGCCGGATCGCCCGGGCATTTGTCAAAAAATATCCGGACGTCGCCGATTTTCTCTTTTCCCCCCGCAAGCTCGGTCAGGCCATCGCTCAAAAAGTCGCCGGGGTAAGATTTTATAAGATAAAACCCGATAGAATCTTTTTTATCAGCAATGCCGTTGATTTCGGCAAACGCGAGGAGCTCACCTTTTCCGATTAG
- a CDS encoding xanthine dehydrogenase family protein molybdopterin-binding subunit, giving the protein MAAEASDREKEQYEYIGKSPVRLDARSKVTGRAVFIEDMQIKGMLYGKVLRSKFAHARIIRIDTSRAEALPGVKGVVTGADIPFLHGESLCDEPFLAIGKVRYAGEGVAAVAAVDEAIAERALGLIEVVYEELPAVFDPEASAAPGAPIIHEDLGKYKHAPGIDPTAGSNICNNFQLRQGDVEKGFAESDHIFEDTITSGMQQHCSIEPHGAICLIDDENRMTLWANNDSPYRCRSEISKALNIPNSNVRVICAPYIGGNFGGKGGLKAEAAAIALAWELRNRPIRVIYTREEEFCSSLVRHPATIHLKTGVKKDGTILARKVTLYWATGGYAEKGPTVCRFGGVSGPGPYNIPHVSIDSYCVYTNRQVAGAMRGYGGAQSAWAYESHMNRIAQDMGLDPLAFRRKHVYKDGDRHTSGQVLYSEGLDTCLGQVAEKMNWSKKPKEKNRGRGVACMERAVKTPFASAAFVKVNEDATVEILSSTTEVGQGSETILCQIAAEELGVPIGWVRKATPDTAFTPFDASTTSSRSTFHMGNAVKTAAIDARDQIFKLAAATMEANPDDLVARAGNIFVKGAPQQAVPIADILKKHYGSSATVLGRGFYYPELDIPGQYFSTFMIFWLLGAHGVEVEVNPETGEVKIIKVYAAHDVGKAIHPSNCISQLEGGVATGLGYAMYEAYMYKEGEVLNPNFLHYKVPTALEVPDIESVLVEYSHREGPYGAKGMGETNNVPLPPAIAGAIYDAVGVRIRSLPITPDKILEALKQKAQSEKK; this is encoded by the coding sequence ATGGCAGCTGAAGCCAGCGACAGGGAAAAGGAACAGTACGAATACATCGGCAAATCTCCCGTCCGTCTCGATGCCAGAAGCAAGGTAACCGGAAGGGCAGTATTTATCGAAGACATGCAAATCAAAGGGATGCTCTACGGCAAGGTGCTTCGCAGCAAATTTGCCCACGCCCGCATCATCCGTATCGATACGTCCCGTGCCGAAGCGCTTCCCGGCGTCAAAGGGGTTGTCACCGGCGCCGACATACCCTTCCTGCACGGCGAATCCCTTTGTGACGAACCCTTCCTGGCCATCGGCAAGGTCCGATACGCCGGTGAAGGCGTCGCCGCCGTTGCCGCTGTGGATGAGGCCATTGCTGAAAGGGCCCTGGGGTTGATTGAGGTGGTGTATGAAGAACTCCCGGCGGTCTTTGATCCGGAAGCGTCCGCAGCGCCGGGTGCGCCCATCATTCATGAAGATCTCGGGAAATACAAACATGCCCCGGGCATCGACCCGACGGCGGGCAGCAATATCTGCAACAATTTTCAGCTTCGCCAGGGGGATGTTGAAAAAGGCTTTGCCGAATCGGACCATATTTTTGAAGACACGATCACATCCGGCATGCAGCAGCACTGCTCGATCGAGCCCCATGGCGCCATCTGCCTGATTGACGATGAAAACCGCATGACCCTCTGGGCCAACAATGACTCGCCCTACCGCTGCCGCAGCGAAATCTCCAAGGCGCTGAATATACCCAACAGCAACGTCAGGGTGATCTGCGCCCCCTATATCGGCGGCAATTTCGGCGGCAAGGGCGGTCTGAAGGCCGAAGCCGCCGCCATTGCCCTGGCATGGGAGCTGCGCAATCGTCCCATCCGGGTCATTTACACCCGCGAGGAGGAGTTCTGCTCTTCCCTTGTCCGGCATCCCGCCACCATTCACCTCAAAACCGGCGTTAAAAAAGACGGCACCATCCTGGCCCGCAAAGTGACATTGTACTGGGCCACCGGCGGATATGCCGAAAAAGGGCCGACCGTCTGCCGCTTCGGCGGCGTATCCGGCCCCGGCCCTTACAACATTCCCCATGTCAGCATCGACAGCTACTGCGTCTATACCAACCGCCAGGTCGCCGGCGCCATGCGGGGCTACGGCGGCGCCCAATCAGCCTGGGCCTATGAGTCCCACATGAACCGGATCGCCCAGGACATGGGCCTGGACCCCCTGGCATTCAGACGAAAGCATGTATACAAGGACGGCGACCGGCACACTTCGGGACAGGTCCTTTATTCCGAAGGACTGGATACCTGTTTGGGACAGGTTGCTGAAAAAATGAACTGGAGCAAAAAGCCCAAGGAAAAAAACAGGGGGAGAGGCGTCGCCTGCATGGAAAGAGCGGTCAAGACCCCGTTTGCATCCGCAGCCTTTGTCAAAGTAAACGAGGATGCCACCGTGGAAATATTGAGCAGCACGACCGAAGTCGGCCAGGGCTCCGAAACCATTCTGTGCCAGATTGCTGCCGAAGAACTGGGCGTGCCCATCGGCTGGGTGCGCAAGGCCACGCCCGACACCGCTTTTACGCCCTTTGACGCCTCCACCACCTCCAGCCGATCGACGTTTCATATGGGCAATGCCGTTAAAACGGCGGCGATAGACGCCCGGGACCAGATCTTTAAACTGGCGGCCGCGACCATGGAGGCAAACCCGGACGACCTGGTGGCCAGGGCCGGCAATATCTTTGTTAAAGGCGCACCCCAGCAGGCCGTCCCCATCGCCGATATCCTCAAGAAACACTACGGCTCCAGCGCCACTGTTCTTGGCAGAGGATTTTACTACCCGGAACTGGACATCCCCGGTCAATATTTTTCGACTTTTATGATTTTCTGGCTGCTGGGCGCCCATGGGGTTGAAGTTGAAGTCAACCCGGAGACCGGCGAGGTCAAAATTATAAAGGTTTATGCAGCCCACGATGTCGGCAAGGCCATTCATCCCTCCAACTGCATTTCACAATTGGAAGGGGGCGTTGCCACGGGGTTGGGATACGCCATGTATGAAGCGTACATGTATAAAGAGGGCGAGGTATTGAATCCCAACTTTTTACATTACAAGGTGCCCACCGCCCTGGAGGTTCCGGACATTGAATCCGTTCTGGTGGAATACAGCCACCGGGAGGGTCCATACGGCGCCAAAGGAATGGGCGAGACCAACAACGTGCCGCTGCCCCCTGCGATTGCCGGCGCAATTTATGATGCGGTGGGCGTTCGCATCCGGAGTCTGCCCATCACACCGGACAAAATTCTGGAAGCGCTTAAACAAAAGGCGCAATCCGAAAAAAAATAG
- a CDS encoding ABC transporter ATP-binding protein: MSTIEAKNLTKEFKGIFNRQRLVAVDDVSLRVDKGEIIGLLGINGAGKTTLLKMICGLLAPTRGEVFINGLSFRQHRATVLGQIGAVLEGSRNALWSLTIKQNLTYFGHLKNTHGKPLRDRGDELLNFFQLDKKKNEVVKNLSKGMKQKLAIILAFISDPELILLDEPTLGLDIHTAALVKKRIVDLARKQGKTIFLTTHQIEIVEEICDRVAIIHKGRLIAFEKTEMLLGNMGREHYIITFDAPPDISVLQKLRIVRDIQPLQGDAKKQATAFRLILDRKNIFFEVVEALQSARARILSVEKSDPKLEDVYVRMIGDN; encoded by the coding sequence ATGTCCACGATTGAAGCCAAAAACCTGACTAAAGAATTTAAAGGCATCTTCAATCGGCAGCGGCTGGTTGCGGTTGACGATGTCAGCCTCAGGGTTGACAAAGGTGAAATTATCGGACTGCTCGGCATTAACGGGGCCGGCAAAACCACGCTTTTGAAAATGATCTGCGGACTCCTGGCGCCCACCCGCGGAGAGGTTTTTATTAATGGCCTGTCTTTCCGGCAGCACCGCGCCACTGTCCTGGGACAGATCGGCGCCGTTCTGGAGGGGTCGCGCAACGCGCTCTGGTCCTTAACAATCAAACAGAACCTGACCTATTTCGGACACCTTAAAAATACCCATGGAAAACCGCTGAGGGACAGGGGCGACGAACTCCTCAATTTTTTTCAACTTGATAAAAAGAAAAATGAGGTGGTAAAAAATCTTTCCAAGGGGATGAAACAGAAACTGGCCATTATCCTGGCATTCATCAGCGACCCGGAATTGATTTTGCTGGACGAACCCACCCTGGGTCTCGACATCCACACGGCCGCCCTGGTTAAAAAGCGTATCGTTGATCTGGCCCGGAAACAAGGCAAAACCATTTTCCTGACAACCCACCAGATCGAGATTGTCGAGGAAATCTGCGACCGCGTGGCAATCATCCATAAGGGGCGACTGATTGCTTTTGAAAAGACCGAAATGCTCCTCGGGAATATGGGCCGGGAACACTACATCATCACGTTTGACGCCCCGCCCGACATTTCCGTATTACAAAAACTCCGGATAGTCCGGGATATTCAGCCGTTGCAGGGAGACGCAAAAAAACAGGCAACCGCTTTCCGCCTGATCCTGGACCGCAAAAACATTTTTTTTGAAGTTGTGGAAGCGCTTCAGTCGGCTCGCGCCAGAATATTGTCCGTCGAAAAATCCGACCCAAAACTGGAAGATGTTTATGTTCGGATGATCGGAGACAATTGA
- a CDS encoding ABC transporter permease, giving the protein MFKAKRIINTGYVLVAEIVREFITLKRYFLEAVSGLVMVYILFLGFFFSAQTFGSSPSLPANSTDLAHRAVGFILWLFALNSIGHFSNAIRDEAHIGIMEQIALSPSGLIADMWGRAIGKTIVDCLTIGLVLITIIVSTRISLSFPPLSVAIVFVLTLSGLYGLAFFFGGLTLIYKRLGNVTIVIRFAFLILTGAVTPIENFPTWLQTIAKTLPMTQGLKILRLLMVDNIPFTAVVKSGDLLWLIINSAGYITLGLISFRMFEGVARERGLLGVY; this is encoded by the coding sequence ATGTTTAAGGCGAAGCGAATCATAAACACCGGCTATGTATTGGTTGCCGAAATCGTCCGTGAATTCATCACGCTGAAACGCTATTTTTTAGAAGCGGTCTCCGGCCTGGTCATGGTGTATATCCTCTTTTTAGGTTTCTTTTTTTCAGCGCAGACATTTGGGAGCAGCCCTTCCCTGCCGGCAAATTCCACTGACCTGGCCCACCGCGCAGTCGGTTTTATCCTCTGGCTGTTTGCACTCAACTCCATCGGACACTTCAGCAATGCCATCCGCGACGAGGCCCATATCGGCATCATGGAACAGATCGCCCTGAGCCCGTCCGGCCTGATTGCGGATATGTGGGGGCGCGCCATCGGCAAAACCATCGTGGATTGCCTCACCATCGGGCTGGTATTGATCACGATCATTGTTTCCACGCGCATCTCGTTGAGCTTTCCGCCGCTGTCCGTCGCCATTGTGTTTGTCCTGACCCTGTCGGGGCTGTATGGACTGGCGTTTTTTTTCGGCGGTTTAACCTTGATATACAAGCGTCTGGGCAATGTCACCATTGTCATCCGTTTTGCGTTTCTGATCCTCACCGGCGCGGTGACCCCCATCGAAAATTTTCCGACGTGGCTGCAGACGATTGCCAAAACCCTGCCCATGACCCAGGGATTGAAAATTCTGCGGCTCTTGATGGTCGACAACATCCCGTTTACGGCAGTTGTAAAAAGCGGAGATCTGTTGTGGCTGATCATCAATTCCGCCGGCTATATCACCCTGGGTCTTATCAGTTTTCGTATGTTTGAAGGCGTCGCCCGGGAGAGGGGATTGCTGGGGGTATACTAA
- a CDS encoding cupin domain-containing protein: MSAEEQDGKWIRWQKRRVFVREVAGKYGEVYRTLLEQPRVYSSKDVPFHGGPTKYGKNIVNPMRIMVTQLIETHMDVIPPGTYGQKHAHMNSAVFFILEGKGFDVHDEERIDWEAGDACIVENACVHRHHNDGDKPARIVIIKAKPAFLFSHLLFQKVMEYPPETAPPGYEDYKPEDWRE, from the coding sequence ATGAGCGCAGAAGAACAAGACGGCAAATGGATCCGCTGGCAGAAACGGCGCGTATTTGTCAGGGAGGTTGCCGGGAAATACGGCGAAGTTTATCGCACCCTGCTGGAACAGCCCAGGGTTTACAGCAGCAAGGATGTTCCGTTTCATGGCGGACCGACCAAGTACGGCAAGAATATCGTTAACCCCATGCGAATCATGGTAACCCAACTCATTGAAACCCACATGGATGTCATTCCGCCGGGAACCTATGGCCAGAAACATGCCCACATGAACAGCGCGGTCTTTTTTATTCTCGAGGGCAAGGGCTTTGATGTCCATGACGAAGAAAGAATCGACTGGGAGGCCGGAGATGCCTGCATTGTCGAGAATGCCTGTGTGCACCGTCATCATAATGACGGCGATAAACCGGCCCGCATCGTGATTATAAAGGCCAAGCCGGCGTTTTTATTCTCTCACCTGTTGTTCCAGAAAGTTATGGAGTATCCGCCGGAAACCGCACCGCCCGGTTACGAAGACTATAAACCCGAAGATTGGAGGGAATAA
- a CDS encoding PAS domain S-box protein: protein MSDKLSNSPENLAQKIEELNKVLSAFFALAEAVNQSLNLQETLKISLERVKAVFNADAAHIRLMDEETNELVLTVHQGLTPEDLERIVWRRKFGEGTSWRCARSGKPLIQKPLKTSTILHEGGLQISATIPLKSKGKIIGTMALHQKTSRTFFREEIELFRHIGDQIGVAIENARLHNRLLESEKKYKALFETSREALLVLDLDGKFHLVNHPVEQITGYTREELIGNHFKMLVSPQDLDLISGIFDSGYENFSKMSAEIRIIDKTGQEHIIELLQGASLVKTAGITTGYFITARDLTEKRKTEEKLLQTAKLQSLGEMASGIAHDFNNILMVILGHTELLLYEAKDEILIKKLRIIERAALDGSETVRKIGDFTRTAPKETELVPVDLRQIIHNALEFTASRWKNVYQKEGYPFELKLNLNEIPTLPGDESELQEAFVNIILNSLDAMPHGGSLEIESRFLDNLPAYQNEHKIDPAGFLRVKITDTGIGMDEQTRKKIFDPFFSTKGVKGLGLGLSIAYGIIKRHHGDMKVDSRKGFGTTFTIYLPLKKTVSGTPKPLDDAPRQKRTARILVVDDEPDNLDFLSELLERLGHHAGRASDGEAALKKFKAEGPWDMVFTDLGMPGISGWDLVRELKTLDPTLPAVLITGWGFQLREDEIKAKKVDYVISKPFKIKDVTRVIDRILARQRKP from the coding sequence ATGTCTGATAAACTGTCAAACTCGCCGGAAAATTTAGCGCAAAAGATCGAAGAACTCAACAAAGTCCTTTCCGCCTTCTTCGCGCTGGCTGAGGCCGTCAATCAATCCCTCAACCTTCAGGAAACATTAAAAATATCCCTTGAACGCGTCAAAGCGGTATTCAATGCAGATGCCGCACACATCCGGCTGATGGATGAAGAAACCAACGAACTGGTTTTAACCGTTCATCAGGGATTAACACCCGAAGATTTAGAAAGAATCGTCTGGCGCAGGAAATTCGGCGAGGGCACTAGCTGGCGCTGCGCCCGATCCGGAAAACCCTTGATTCAAAAGCCGCTGAAAACTTCAACGATTCTGCATGAGGGCGGACTTCAAATTTCAGCCACCATCCCCCTAAAGTCCAAAGGAAAAATCATCGGCACCATGGCCCTGCATCAGAAAACCAGCCGCACGTTTTTCAGGGAAGAAATAGAACTGTTCCGCCACATCGGCGACCAAATTGGTGTAGCCATTGAAAATGCGCGGCTACACAACCGGCTGCTGGAATCTGAAAAAAAATATAAAGCCCTTTTTGAAACATCAAGGGAGGCGCTGCTGGTCCTGGATCTTGATGGGAAATTCCATCTGGTCAATCACCCCGTGGAGCAGATTACCGGCTACACCCGTGAGGAACTCATCGGAAACCATTTCAAAATGCTCGTTTCGCCCCAGGACCTTGATCTCATATCCGGCATCTTTGACAGCGGTTATGAAAACTTTTCCAAAATGTCCGCTGAAATCAGAATTATCGATAAAACAGGCCAAGAGCATATCATTGAACTTCTCCAAGGCGCCAGTCTCGTAAAAACCGCCGGTATAACGACCGGCTATTTTATTACGGCCCGTGATCTGACGGAAAAGAGAAAAACAGAAGAAAAACTTCTCCAAACCGCCAAATTACAATCCCTGGGAGAGATGGCGTCGGGAATCGCCCACGACTTCAATAATATTCTTATGGTCATTTTAGGCCATACCGAACTGCTGTTATATGAAGCCAAAGATGAAATCCTGATAAAAAAATTAAGAATCATTGAACGGGCAGCCCTGGACGGTTCTGAAACCGTCCGAAAAATCGGCGACTTCACCCGTACAGCGCCTAAAGAGACGGAGTTGGTGCCGGTGGATCTTCGCCAAATCATCCATAACGCGCTGGAGTTCACCGCTTCTCGCTGGAAGAATGTATACCAGAAAGAAGGGTACCCGTTTGAGCTGAAACTCAACCTGAACGAAATTCCCACTCTTCCGGGAGATGAATCGGAGTTGCAGGAAGCCTTTGTCAACATTATTTTGAACAGCCTGGATGCCATGCCCCATGGCGGCTCCCTTGAAATTGAGAGTCGTTTTCTGGACAATCTGCCGGCTTATCAAAATGAGCACAAAATCGACCCGGCCGGATTTCTCCGGGTTAAAATTACCGATACGGGGATCGGCATGGATGAACAGACCCGCAAGAAGATATTTGACCCGTTTTTCAGCACCAAGGGCGTCAAAGGCCTGGGTCTGGGGTTAAGCATCGCCTACGGAATTATCAAGCGACACCATGGCGACATGAAAGTGGATAGCCGCAAAGGCTTCGGCACCACGTTTACCATCTACCTGCCGCTGAAGAAAACCGTCTCCGGAACGCCCAAACCCCTGGATGATGCGCCCCGCCAAAAACGGACAGCGCGAATACTGGTTGTGGATGATGAGCCGGACAATCTGGACTTCCTGTCAGAGCTGCTCGAACGGCTGGGACATCATGCCGGCAGGGCCTCGGATGGTGAAGCGGCATTGAAAAAATTCAAGGCCGAAGGCCCCTGGGATATGGTCTTTACCGATCTGGGAATGCCCGGCATATCCGGATGGGATCTCGTCCGGGAGCTGAAAACCCTGGATCCCACCCTTCCCGCGGTTTTAATCACCGGGTGGGGGTTTCAACTGCGGGAAGATGAAATCAAAGCCAAAAAGGTCGATTACGTCATTTCCAAACCTTTTAAAATTAAAGATGTTACCCGGGTGATCGATCGGATATTGGCGCGACAGCGGAAACCCTGA
- a CDS encoding (2Fe-2S)-binding protein — MKIPITLKINGEVLDVSVEPNQTLLDVLREELALTGSKKGCDSGVCGACTVLIDGKPALGCMTLAVRCQDREILTIEGLSQNGRLHPLQQAAIDHNAVQCGFCTPGWILTAKALLENTPRPTLADVRQGIAGNLCRCTGYKKIEEAIMAAAEKK, encoded by the coding sequence TTGAAAATACCGATCACGTTAAAAATAAATGGGGAAGTGCTTGACGTCAGCGTTGAACCGAACCAGACCCTTCTCGATGTCCTCAGGGAAGAACTGGCGCTGACCGGCAGCAAAAAAGGGTGCGATTCAGGCGTCTGCGGCGCCTGCACCGTTCTCATCGACGGAAAGCCGGCCCTGGGGTGCATGACACTCGCCGTACGCTGCCAGGACCGTGAAATACTGACGATAGAAGGGCTTTCCCAAAACGGCCGGCTGCACCCCCTGCAACAGGCCGCCATTGACCACAATGCCGTGCAATGCGGCTTCTGCACGCCCGGATGGATCCTGACGGCAAAAGCCCTGCTGGAAAACACCCCCCGCCCCACACTGGCGGACGTCCGGCAAGGCATCGCCGGAAATCTCTGCCGCTGTACAGGGTACAAGAAAATTGAAGAAGCCATCATGGCGGCAGCTGAGAAAAAATAG
- the fni gene encoding type 2 isopentenyl-diphosphate Delta-isomerase gives MSDKKKSYNPKPHSSSRDKKDHIRVCLDENVESIQTTGFEKFYLVNNPLPDMDFSSVATDCTFLGKKITAPFIISPITGGYENSAVINKNLAKAAQALGVVMSVGSQRLGIEDASLAPTYQVRDVAPDIPLLANLGAIYLNYNYGLEECERTVKMIEADALCLYLNPMQKIVQGPDNTNFDGLFEKIDHICRHLSVPVIVKEVGFGLSADAAQRLEKAGVAMLDVAGAGGTSWTKITRLIKKDPGSGDNACFDNWGIPTVDALIAARNAAKKTPLIASGGIRTGIDIAKAIALGADYAGMALPLVAPASLSADAVKQKIERVVDELKMAMFSCGMDTLDRLRQGHCIRRME, from the coding sequence ATGTCAGACAAAAAAAAATCGTACAATCCCAAACCGCACTCTTCATCCCGGGATAAAAAAGATCATATCCGGGTGTGTCTGGATGAAAATGTGGAGTCCATCCAAACGACCGGATTTGAAAAATTCTATCTCGTCAACAACCCTTTGCCGGACATGGATTTTTCCAGCGTCGCAACCGACTGCACGTTTCTGGGGAAAAAGATTACCGCACCCTTTATCATATCGCCCATCACCGGCGGTTACGAAAACTCAGCCGTCATCAATAAAAACCTGGCAAAGGCGGCCCAGGCGCTCGGCGTGGTGATGTCGGTGGGGTCCCAGCGGCTGGGGATCGAAGACGCATCCCTGGCGCCGACCTATCAGGTCAGAGATGTGGCCCCGGACATCCCCCTGCTGGCCAACCTGGGGGCCATCTACCTCAATTACAATTACGGCCTCGAAGAGTGCGAACGGACCGTGAAAATGATCGAAGCGGATGCGCTGTGTCTGTATCTCAATCCCATGCAGAAGATAGTCCAGGGGCCGGACAATACCAATTTTGATGGCCTTTTTGAAAAAATCGACCATATCTGCCGCCATCTCAGCGTCCCGGTCATCGTCAAGGAGGTCGGCTTCGGGCTTTCCGCAGATGCGGCCCAAAGGCTCGAAAAAGCCGGGGTCGCCATGCTGGACGTTGCCGGCGCAGGCGGGACCTCATGGACCAAAATTACCCGGCTCATCAAAAAGGATCCCGGCAGCGGCGACAATGCCTGCTTTGACAACTGGGGCATCCCCACTGTCGACGCCTTGATTGCGGCCCGCAATGCCGCAAAAAAAACCCCCCTGATCGCCTCCGGCGGCATCCGCACCGGCATCGACATCGCCAAGGCCATCGCCCTGGGGGCCGACTATGCCGGGATGGCCCTGCCCCTGGTGGCGCCCGCAAGCCTTTCCGCTGATGCCGTTAAACAAAAAATCGAACGGGTGGTGGATGAACTTAAAATGGCCATGTTTTCCTGCGGCATGGACACACTGGACCGATTGCGGCAGGGACACTGCATCCGCCGGATGGAATAA